In Horticoccus luteus, the following proteins share a genomic window:
- a CDS encoding L-rhamnose/proton symporter RhaT — protein sequence MSPVTPSPLLGTLLHGIGAACAALCYAPFRGVRQWSWTTYWVVQAAACWLILPWIFAWLTIPELAAVLHEAPGSAMLKSYSLGVFYGIGGIAFGLAIRYVGYSLTYAVAIGVSCVVGTLVPPLLAGQLGATLGQRAGIFVVAGVFLGASAMLATGWAGFRKEHELADARTPDAFNARVGLLICLLAGIISAVFNFALLAGQPIADVAARHGAGYFQGNVIYLFSNSGAFTTTLLYTIFIATRRRTWGEFTQVNDQARLSRNYLLALVTGLLWYLQFFFYGLGHVRMGQFKFSSWAIHMILLILLSAGFGVAIGEWRACRPATKLLVAVGIALLLGAVSLISYGNFLAAPPAA from the coding sequence ATGTCTCCTGTCACCCCGTCACCCCTGCTCGGCACTCTTCTGCACGGCATCGGCGCCGCCTGCGCCGCGCTTTGCTACGCTCCATTCCGGGGCGTCCGCCAATGGAGTTGGACGACCTACTGGGTCGTCCAAGCCGCTGCGTGCTGGCTCATCCTGCCGTGGATTTTTGCGTGGCTGACGATTCCCGAACTCGCCGCTGTGCTCCATGAGGCGCCGGGCAGCGCGATGCTTAAATCCTATTCACTCGGCGTTTTCTATGGCATCGGCGGCATCGCCTTCGGCCTCGCCATCCGCTACGTCGGCTACTCGCTCACCTACGCCGTCGCCATCGGCGTGTCCTGCGTCGTAGGCACCCTCGTGCCGCCGCTCCTCGCCGGTCAACTCGGCGCCACGCTCGGCCAGCGCGCCGGCATTTTCGTCGTCGCTGGCGTCTTCCTCGGCGCCAGCGCCATGCTCGCCACCGGCTGGGCCGGTTTCCGCAAAGAGCACGAACTCGCGGACGCGCGCACGCCCGACGCCTTTAACGCCCGCGTCGGCCTGCTCATCTGCCTCCTCGCCGGCATCATCTCCGCCGTCTTCAACTTCGCGCTGCTCGCCGGCCAGCCCATCGCCGATGTCGCCGCCCGGCACGGCGCCGGTTATTTTCAGGGCAACGTCATCTACCTTTTCTCCAACAGCGGCGCTTTCACCACCACGCTGCTCTATACGATCTTCATCGCGACCCGCCGCCGCACCTGGGGTGAGTTCACCCAGGTCAACGACCAGGCCCGCCTCTCTCGCAACTACCTCTTGGCGCTCGTGACCGGCCTGCTCTGGTATCTTCAATTCTTTTTCTACGGCCTCGGTCACGTGCGCATGGGCCAGTTTAAGTTCTCCAGCTGGGCCATCCACATGATCCTCCTCATCCTTTTGAGCGCCGGCTTCGGCGTGGCCATCGGCGAATGGCGGGCGTGCCGTCCCGCCACGAAACTGCTCGTCGCCGTCGGCATCGCCCTGCTGCTCGGTGCCGTCAGCTTGATCAGCTACGGCAACTTCCTCGCTGCCCCGCCCGCCGCGTAA
- a CDS encoding S9 family peptidase has product MRVTSPRLAAGWLALMLGLVTGVCAEARAPLIPIEDLFADPEMRSVQVAPDGQHLAFLAKLGTGRIGIALMDLQTGQAEALVAAKDENYSSYFWKGSDRIVFGGDIGGRESTALRSISLSKRRVTELAEAYKELVADRANQAMIMDRLHFDPNHILIYGNRSVGSWTFRLYSLDVRTGERFAVPGIDDTGATLDIIVDNAGVVRGRTIVRGGNRIHEMRQDGKSAFFKVAETEGDAGMISPSWSPQAFAKDNDTVYVLVLGDDGEIRLRSYRVSTRSFTDEVNYEVESDPGDVVMSRDRSKLLGIYYTTDREHVHWFDADRAKLQSEIDAALPSTFNRVVSSSDDEKVRVIVATSDVSPGTYYLLDQSRDKPRLMRIGAYNSKLKESDLRPMKPISYKARDGLTIHGYLTLPAGAEGKRVPLIIHPHGGPYGIRDEWGYDPEVQLMANRGYAVLQPNYRGSGGYGVSFLLAGRKEWGGKMQDDLTDGVKWAIAQGIADPDRVAIVGASYGGYAALAGVTFTPDLYCCAVNYVGVSDLSIIAGFARNNLGDRTYAKNWIGDDAEYLRTRSPVNYVQNIRVPTLHGYGDNDPRVDIDNWKRLKRQLDKYGKKYTFVRQAEEGHGFRHEDARVAFYREVEKFLAANIPNGGKVEVGPDRVLEMPAKKPAAE; this is encoded by the coding sequence ATGAGAGTGACCTCCCCTAGGCTCGCCGCCGGTTGGCTGGCGCTAATGTTAGGCCTGGTAACGGGTGTATGCGCGGAAGCGCGCGCGCCTTTGATTCCGATTGAGGACCTGTTCGCCGACCCGGAAATGCGCTCGGTGCAAGTCGCGCCGGACGGGCAGCATCTGGCGTTTCTCGCGAAGCTCGGCACCGGGAGAATCGGGATCGCGCTGATGGATCTGCAAACCGGGCAGGCGGAAGCGCTGGTCGCGGCCAAAGACGAAAACTATTCGTCGTATTTTTGGAAGGGGTCAGACCGGATCGTGTTTGGCGGTGACATTGGCGGGCGCGAAAGCACGGCGCTGCGCTCCATCAGCCTATCGAAGCGCCGGGTGACCGAACTGGCGGAAGCCTATAAGGAACTGGTCGCCGATCGCGCGAACCAGGCAATGATCATGGATCGATTACATTTCGATCCGAACCATATATTAATTTACGGTAATCGCAGTGTCGGGAGTTGGACGTTCCGTTTGTATTCGCTGGATGTCCGCACGGGCGAGCGTTTCGCCGTCCCGGGCATCGATGACACCGGCGCCACGCTGGACATCATTGTCGATAATGCCGGCGTCGTGCGCGGGCGAACGATTGTGCGCGGCGGGAATCGCATCCACGAGATGCGGCAGGACGGCAAGAGCGCCTTCTTCAAGGTGGCCGAGACGGAAGGAGACGCGGGCATGATCTCACCGTCCTGGTCGCCGCAAGCTTTCGCAAAAGACAATGATACGGTCTATGTCCTTGTGCTCGGCGATGACGGGGAGATCCGGTTGCGGTCGTATCGGGTGTCCACCCGGTCATTTACCGACGAGGTAAATTACGAAGTGGAGAGCGATCCAGGCGACGTGGTGATGTCGCGGGATCGATCGAAGTTGCTGGGCATTTATTATACGACGGATCGAGAGCACGTGCACTGGTTCGACGCTGATCGCGCCAAGCTGCAGTCGGAAATCGATGCGGCACTCCCGTCCACGTTCAACCGGGTGGTCAGTTCGTCGGACGATGAAAAGGTGCGGGTGATCGTGGCGACTTCGGACGTGTCGCCGGGAACCTACTATTTACTGGACCAAAGCCGGGACAAGCCGCGCCTCATGCGGATTGGCGCGTATAATTCCAAACTCAAGGAGTCGGATTTGCGGCCGATGAAGCCGATTTCATATAAGGCGCGGGACGGTCTCACGATTCACGGTTACCTGACGCTGCCGGCGGGGGCGGAAGGCAAGCGGGTGCCGCTGATCATCCATCCGCACGGCGGGCCTTACGGCATCCGCGACGAGTGGGGTTACGATCCGGAGGTGCAGCTCATGGCCAATCGCGGTTATGCCGTGTTGCAGCCCAATTATCGCGGCTCCGGCGGCTATGGCGTGTCGTTCCTGCTGGCGGGGCGGAAAGAGTGGGGCGGCAAGATGCAGGACGATCTTACAGACGGAGTGAAATGGGCGATTGCGCAGGGCATCGCCGACCCGGACCGGGTCGCGATCGTGGGGGCGAGTTACGGTGGTTACGCGGCGCTCGCGGGGGTGACGTTTACGCCGGACCTGTATTGCTGCGCCGTCAACTATGTCGGCGTGTCAGATCTTTCGATCATCGCGGGTTTTGCGCGCAACAATTTGGGCGATCGCACCTATGCGAAGAATTGGATCGGGGACGACGCGGAGTATCTGCGCACGCGCTCGCCGGTGAACTACGTGCAAAACATCCGCGTGCCGACGCTGCATGGTTACGGCGACAACGATCCGCGCGTCGATATCGACAACTGGAAGCGGTTGAAGCGGCAGTTGGACAAGTATGGGAAGAAATACACGTTCGTCCGGCAGGCGGAGGAGGGGCATGGATTTCGCCACGAAGACGCGCGCGTGGCCTTCTATCGTGAAGTGGAGAAGTTTCTCGCGGCCAACATTCCGAATGGCGGCAAGGTCGAGGTCGGGCCGGATCGGGTGCTCGAGATGCCAGCCAAGAAGCCGGCCGCCGAGTAA